From the genome of Candidatus Obscuribacterales bacterium:
TGTGGCCAGCCGATCAGGCCCAGATTTATCGGACGTTAGACAAACTGGAGTCCCAGGCGTGGATTACCTGTACCGTTGAGATTCAGCACGATCGCCCTAACCGCAAGGTTTACCAAATTACCCAAGCAGGCGAAGCAGCGTTAACCCACTGGCTTCAGACACATCATCCGTTGCCCGTGTTGCGAGAGCCGTTGCTGGTGCAACTCTATTTTGCGGCTCAGTTGCCTAACGAAGCGATCATGCACCTGCTAGAGCAGGAACTGGAAGCACGGCAAGAAAAGCTAGCCCAGTGTGAGGCGATCGAGGCTTCCTCGTTGAGTCACCCGACTGTATCGCGTGAACAAAACCTGCATCAACTGGTTTTGGACTTAGTGAAGCAACGGGAACAGACGTATTTAGATGGGTTGGAAAAGGCGATACGTGCTGTGCACAGGCTGCGCGATCGCAACGATCCGTAG
Proteins encoded in this window:
- a CDS encoding PadR family transcriptional regulator, producing MSLAHVILGLLQQQERTGYDLKTDCFDDCISHLWPADQAQIYRTLDKLESQAWITCTVEIQHDRPNRKVYQITQAGEAALTHWLQTHHPLPVLREPLLVQLYFAAQLPNEAIMHLLEQELEARQEKLAQCEAIEASSLSHPTVSREQNLHQLVLDLVKQREQTYLDGLEKAIRAVHRLRDRNDP